A genomic stretch from Bordetella sp. N includes:
- a CDS encoding phosphatase PAP2 family protein — MRELPPSPTSTTAASVATPAAPARRGAARFVPPARWVAVLLAGAIVLALLATYVDLPLAIYIHKTVSANVDGAFNMIGQLGERGENYALGALLVYGLSLYAIRRGWSEPWPGAYDRMARGGLLMVAVLAVGGIATGLLKHLVARARPIMYFEHGFYGLGSMFGGKRFTSFPSSHTLTAFGVAVTVAMVFPRCRWPALLLATLIAVSRLINLDHYASDVTGAALIALVTVVLLAPYFLDSSRQWPLRPPSRWFKRA, encoded by the coding sequence ATGCGCGAATTGCCTCCTTCGCCCACCAGTACCACTGCTGCTTCCGTCGCCACCCCCGCTGCTCCCGCCCGTCGGGGGGCTGCCCGCTTCGTGCCGCCAGCACGCTGGGTCGCGGTGCTGCTGGCCGGCGCCATCGTGCTGGCACTGCTGGCGACTTATGTCGACCTGCCCCTGGCCATCTACATCCACAAGACGGTGTCCGCCAACGTCGACGGCGCCTTCAATATGATCGGACAACTGGGCGAACGGGGCGAAAACTACGCCCTGGGCGCCTTGCTCGTCTATGGATTGTCGCTGTATGCCATCCGGCGCGGCTGGTCGGAACCCTGGCCGGGCGCCTACGATCGCATGGCCCGCGGCGGCCTGCTGATGGTGGCCGTGCTGGCCGTCGGCGGTATCGCCACCGGGCTGCTGAAGCATCTGGTGGCGCGCGCCCGCCCCATCATGTATTTCGAGCACGGCTTCTACGGTTTGGGCAGCATGTTCGGCGGCAAGCGGTTCACGTCCTTTCCGTCCAGCCACACCTTGACCGCCTTCGGCGTCGCCGTCACGGTGGCCATGGTCTTCCCGCGCTGCCGCTGGCCCGCGTTGCTGCTGGCCACGCTCATTGCCGTCAGCCGCCTGATCAATCTGGATCACTACGCTTCCGACGTCACCGGCGCGGCGCTCATCGCGCTGGTCACTGTCGTGCTGCTGGCGCCTTATTTCCTGGACTCAAGCCGACAGTGGCCTTTGCGCCCGCCGTCGCGCTGGTTCAAACGCGCCTGA
- the tgt gene encoding tRNA guanosine(34) transglycosylase Tgt, which translates to MNGLNFELLATDGAARRGRITLNHGVVETPIFMPVGTYGSVKAMLPHELKEVGAQIVLGNTFHLWLRPGNDIMRKHGGLHGFMGWDKPILTDSGGFQVFSLQGMRKITEEGVKFASPIDGSRLFLTPEESMAIQRALNSDIAMVFDECTPYEIDGRAATQEEAAKSMRMSLRWARRSRDAFDKLENPNALFGIVQGGMYENLRDESLAGLTDIGFHGYAIGGLSVGEPKEDMLRILTHVAPRLPVNAPRYLMGVGTPEDLVDGVARGIDMFDCVMPTRNARNGWLFTRFGDVKIRNARYRDDTRPLDSTCGCHTCGHFSRAYLHHLQRSNEISGARLNTLHNLHFYLNLMDEMRGAIAAGTFQAWREQFAADRARGVD; encoded by the coding sequence ATGAACGGACTGAATTTCGAACTCCTCGCCACCGACGGCGCGGCCCGCCGCGGCCGCATCACCTTGAACCACGGTGTGGTCGAGACCCCCATCTTCATGCCGGTCGGCACCTATGGCAGCGTCAAGGCCATGCTGCCGCACGAACTGAAGGAAGTCGGCGCGCAGATCGTGCTGGGCAATACCTTTCACTTGTGGCTGCGCCCCGGCAACGACATCATGCGCAAGCATGGCGGCCTGCATGGCTTCATGGGCTGGGACAAGCCCATCCTGACTGATTCGGGCGGTTTCCAGGTCTTCAGCCTGCAAGGCATGCGCAAGATCACCGAGGAAGGCGTCAAGTTCGCCTCCCCCATCGATGGTTCGAGGCTGTTCCTGACGCCGGAAGAATCGATGGCCATCCAGCGCGCGCTGAACTCCGACATCGCCATGGTGTTCGACGAATGCACGCCCTATGAAATCGACGGCCGCGCCGCCACCCAGGAAGAGGCCGCGAAGTCGATGCGCATGTCCCTGCGCTGGGCGCGCCGGTCGCGCGATGCCTTCGACAAGCTGGAAAACCCCAACGCGCTGTTCGGCATCGTCCAGGGCGGCATGTACGAAAACCTGCGTGACGAGTCCCTGGCCGGGCTCACGGACATCGGTTTCCATGGCTATGCCATCGGCGGCCTGTCGGTGGGCGAGCCCAAGGAAGACATGCTGCGCATCCTCACCCACGTGGCGCCCCGCCTGCCTGTCAACGCGCCGCGCTACCTGATGGGCGTGGGCACGCCGGAAGACCTGGTGGACGGCGTGGCGCGCGGGATCGACATGTTCGACTGCGTCATGCCCACCCGCAATGCCCGCAATGGCTGGCTGTTCACCCGCTTCGGCGACGTCAAGATCCGCAATGCGCGCTACCGTGACGACACCCGGCCGCTGGATTCCACCTGCGGTTGCCACACCTGCGGCCACTTTTCGCGGGCCTACCTGCACCACCTGCAACGCTCCAATGAGATTTCCGGGGCGCGCCTGAACACGCTGCACAACCTGCATTTCTACCTGAACCTGATGGACGAAATGCGCGGCGCCATCGCCGCCGGCACCTTCCAGGCCTGGCGCGAACAGTTCGCCGCCGACCGCGCCCGCGGGGTGGATTAG
- the ggt gene encoding gamma-glutamyltransferase, translated as MPIADPFWKLPYPSQRMPVLADNVVSTSQPLASSAGLQMYARGGNAIDAALATAIALTVVEPCMNGIGGDMFAIVWHKGEMHGLNASGRAPAAWDTARFAHLDSMDKIGWNSVTVPGTVSGWRAIWEKFGSLPFEDLFEPAIRYARDGYLVSPTVHRQWQKQVPELSGQPGYAESFAPNGRAPLPGERWRCAGQADTLESIARSKGESFYRGELAAAIAAHARATGGLMTEADLAAHKADWVEPISMRYRDHELYEIGPNGQGIGALMGLGMLEHFDLRESGLDTAQTLHLQIEAMRLAFADMYEYVGDADHMPVTAAQLLDRGYLAERAKLIDPRRAGAPRPGTPHSGGTVYLTAADRHGTMVSFIQSNFKGFGSGVVVPNTGIALHNRGWGFSTRAGHANVVAPGKRPFHTIIPGFVMKNGQPLMSFGLMGGSMQAQGHLQMVSRLADFGQNPQAASDAPRWRITDDNLRVAVEWNTPPEVVAQLRDMGHTIEIAERFNLEFGSAQMAMRMNEGYLAASDHRKDGYAVGY; from the coding sequence ATGCCCATAGCCGATCCCTTCTGGAAACTCCCCTATCCGTCCCAACGCATGCCCGTGCTGGCCGACAACGTCGTCAGCACCTCGCAGCCCCTGGCGAGTTCGGCCGGCCTGCAGATGTATGCGCGCGGCGGCAATGCCATCGACGCCGCGCTGGCCACGGCCATCGCACTGACCGTGGTGGAGCCCTGCATGAACGGGATCGGCGGCGACATGTTCGCCATCGTCTGGCACAAGGGCGAGATGCATGGACTGAATGCGTCGGGACGGGCGCCGGCCGCGTGGGACACCGCGCGCTTCGCCCACCTGGACAGCATGGACAAGATAGGCTGGAACAGCGTCACCGTGCCCGGCACCGTGTCCGGCTGGCGCGCCATCTGGGAAAAATTCGGCTCCCTGCCTTTCGAGGATCTGTTCGAGCCCGCCATCCGTTACGCGCGCGACGGCTATCTGGTCTCGCCCACCGTACACAGGCAATGGCAGAAGCAGGTACCTGAACTCAGCGGCCAGCCCGGCTATGCCGAGTCCTTCGCCCCCAACGGCCGCGCGCCGCTGCCCGGCGAACGCTGGCGCTGCGCCGGCCAGGCCGACACGCTGGAAAGTATTGCCCGCAGCAAGGGCGAAAGCTTCTATCGCGGCGAACTGGCGGCGGCGATCGCGGCCCACGCCCGCGCGACCGGCGGCCTGATGACGGAAGCGGATCTGGCCGCGCACAAGGCCGACTGGGTCGAGCCGATCAGCATGCGCTACCGCGATCACGAGCTGTATGAAATCGGCCCCAACGGCCAGGGCATCGGCGCCTTGATGGGGCTGGGCATGCTGGAACATTTCGATCTGCGCGAAAGCGGCCTGGACACGGCGCAAACGCTGCACCTGCAGATAGAAGCCATGCGGCTGGCCTTCGCGGACATGTACGAGTACGTGGGCGATGCCGACCATATGCCGGTCACTGCCGCGCAGCTGCTGGACCGCGGCTATCTGGCCGAACGCGCGAAACTGATCGATCCGCGCCGGGCCGGCGCGCCCCGACCCGGTACGCCGCACAGCGGTGGCACCGTCTACCTGACGGCGGCGGACCGCCACGGCACCATGGTGTCTTTCATCCAGTCCAACTTCAAGGGCTTCGGTTCCGGCGTGGTCGTCCCCAACACGGGTATCGCCCTGCACAACCGCGGCTGGGGTTTCAGCACGCGCGCCGGACACGCCAACGTCGTGGCGCCGGGCAAGCGTCCCTTCCACACCATCATCCCGGGCTTCGTCATGAAGAACGGCCAGCCGCTGATGAGCTTTGGCCTGATGGGCGGTTCCATGCAGGCGCAGGGCCATCTGCAGATGGTCAGCCGCCTGGCCGACTTCGGCCAGAACCCGCAGGCCGCCAGCGATGCGCCGCGCTGGCGCATCACCGACGACAATCTGCGCGTGGCGGTGGAATGGAATACGCCGCCGGAAGTCGTCGCGCAACTGCGCGACATGGGCCACACCATCGAGATCGCCGAGCGCTTCAATCTGGAATTCGGCAGCGCGCAGATGGCCATGCGGATGAACGAGGGCTATCTGGCTGCGTCTGACCATCGCAAGGATGGCTACGCGGTCGGTTATTGA
- a CDS encoding LysR family transcriptional regulator codes for MTHLSTWAYKPASAMLDTAHRYFLEVFRTGSIKDAAANLHVVSSAVSRQITKLEEETGTALFERRPNGMAATRAGNLLFDYVQRAAMDAQRARHELRSLRGGESSTIRIGVNETVGRNVLACILGAYRAAHPEVVFRLKAASSAGVTQALMDGSVDIGLAFHIKSSTPPASNVEVRHEVDSPLSAIMAPDHPLAGRARIALDDLKPYPIALTDSGATVRLLFDACAGAGDVSPFDIAFASNSSSIIYAIVKGGHAITLGGEIILRGELGRRELVSVPLAEPQFAGRTLRIQTAAKRPLPEAAETFVQALIEAM; via the coding sequence GTGACTCATCTATCCACTTGGGCCTATAAGCCCGCCTCTGCCATGCTCGATACCGCCCATCGTTATTTCCTGGAAGTCTTCCGCACCGGCAGCATCAAGGACGCGGCGGCGAACCTGCATGTCGTGTCCTCGGCGGTAAGCCGGCAGATCACCAAGCTGGAAGAGGAAACCGGCACGGCGCTGTTCGAGCGTCGCCCCAACGGCATGGCGGCCACGCGCGCGGGCAATCTGCTGTTCGATTACGTGCAGCGCGCCGCCATGGACGCGCAACGCGCGCGCCACGAATTGCGCAGCTTGCGCGGCGGTGAATCCAGCACCATCCGCATCGGTGTCAACGAAACCGTGGGCCGCAATGTGCTGGCGTGCATACTGGGCGCTTACCGCGCAGCTCATCCGGAAGTGGTCTTTCGCCTGAAAGCCGCGTCTTCGGCCGGCGTCACGCAGGCCTTGATGGATGGCAGCGTGGACATCGGGCTGGCTTTCCACATCAAGAGCAGCACCCCGCCGGCCAGCAATGTGGAGGTGCGCCACGAGGTCGATTCGCCGCTCAGCGCCATCATGGCGCCCGATCACCCGCTGGCCGGGCGCGCGCGGATCGCCCTGGACGACCTGAAGCCTTATCCCATCGCGCTGACCGATTCAGGCGCCACCGTCCGCCTGCTGTTCGACGCCTGCGCGGGCGCGGGTGACGTTTCACCCTTCGATATCGCCTTCGCCAGCAATTCCTCGTCCATCATCTATGCCATCGTCAAGGGCGGCCATGCAATCACCTTGGGCGGGGAAATCATCCTGCGCGGCGAGCTGGGCCGGCGCGAACTGGTCAGCGTGCCCCTGGCGGAACCGCAGTTCGCCGGCCGCACGCTAAGGATCCAGACCGCCGCCAAGCGCCCGCTGCCGGAAGCCGCGGAAACCTTCGTCCAGGCTTTGATCGAAGCGATGTAG
- the queA gene encoding tRNA preQ1(34) S-adenosylmethionine ribosyltransferase-isomerase QueA gives MSSPLSVADFDYALPPELIAQHPSPERGGSRLLHLDTQGRLHDRMFADLAGQLRANDLLVFNDTRVIKARLAGHKASGGKVEVLVERIVEADRALAHVRASKSPGPGTVLRLADRFDVTVLGRAGALFDLRFPGDVLDLLQAHGATPLPPYITHAAETEDDERYQTVYARAPGAVAAPTAGLHFDEAMMQRLEDVGVARAFVTLHVGAGTFKPVQVEKLADHVMHAEWYTVPQATADAVARAHAAGGRVIAVGTTSARALESAAAQLQGDGQAQPQTPQTPQPPQALRAAQGDTQLFITPGYRFQVLDGLVTNFHLPQSTLLMMISAMAGMDPIRRAYAHAVAERYRFFSYGDAMLIESPVAPALASSHSAAPGPAAV, from the coding sequence GTGTCGTCCCCGCTTTCCGTCGCCGATTTCGACTATGCCCTGCCGCCGGAGCTGATTGCCCAGCATCCCAGCCCCGAGCGCGGTGGCAGCCGCCTGCTGCACCTGGATACCCAGGGCCGCCTGCATGACCGCATGTTCGCCGACCTGGCTGGCCAGTTGCGCGCCAACGACCTGCTGGTCTTCAACGACACCCGCGTCATCAAGGCGCGCCTGGCTGGCCACAAGGCCAGCGGCGGCAAGGTGGAAGTGCTGGTCGAGCGCATCGTCGAAGCCGACCGCGCCCTGGCCCACGTGCGCGCCAGCAAGTCGCCCGGCCCCGGCACGGTGCTGCGCCTGGCGGATCGTTTCGACGTCACGGTGCTGGGCCGCGCGGGCGCCCTCTTCGACCTGCGCTTCCCCGGCGACGTGCTGGACCTGCTCCAGGCCCATGGCGCGACGCCGCTGCCGCCTTACATCACCCACGCCGCCGAAACCGAGGACGACGAACGCTACCAGACGGTCTACGCTCGCGCGCCTGGCGCCGTCGCCGCGCCCACGGCGGGACTGCACTTCGACGAAGCCATGATGCAGCGCCTGGAAGACGTCGGCGTGGCGCGCGCCTTCGTCACCCTGCATGTCGGCGCCGGCACCTTCAAGCCGGTCCAGGTGGAAAAGCTGGCCGATCACGTCATGCACGCCGAGTGGTACACGGTCCCGCAGGCCACCGCCGATGCCGTGGCCCGGGCCCACGCCGCCGGCGGCCGGGTCATCGCGGTGGGTACCACCAGCGCACGCGCGCTGGAGTCCGCCGCGGCGCAGTTGCAGGGCGACGGCCAGGCCCAGCCGCAAACGCCGCAGACGCCGCAACCCCCACAAGCGCTGCGGGCCGCGCAGGGCGACACCCAGCTGTTCATCACGCCCGGCTACCGCTTCCAGGTGCTCGACGGCCTGGTCACCAACTTCCATTTACCCCAGTCGACCCTGCTGATGATGATTTCCGCAATGGCCGGCATGGACCCCATCCGCCGTGCCTACGCCCATGCCGTTGCCGAGCGCTATCGTTTCTTCAGCTATGGCGACGCCATGCTGATCGAATCGCCCGTGGCGCCTGCCCTGGCGTCCTCCCACTCGGCCGCCCCCGGCCCCGCAGCAGTATGA
- the secD gene encoding protein translocase subunit SecD codes for MNRYPLWKYLTVLIAVVIGLLYTLPNFYGESPAVQISAAKATSKVDQVLLDTVERALATAQIPTAGVYYEQNGALGTIRARFLNTDQQLQARDLIDRTLNTVAGDPHFTVALNLLPASPTWMHALGFFEPKPMYLGLDLRGGVYFLLQIDMQGALTGRYDSLAADVRTTLRDQNAPATNVERSGQSILATFANTDARDKAVSVLRQRLPDLQFTDTNDGGKVQLTGVLSPASITRVQENALSQNISTLHNRINELGVAEPVIQQQGTDRIVVQLPGVQDVAKAKELLGRTATLEIRMVDDSPAAQSALQAGTVPFGLEKYNERDGRGVLVRRQVILTGENLQDAQPGRDQQTQQPAVHLTLDSKGARIFRDVTRDNINKRMAILLFENGKGEVVTAPVIRGEIAGGQVQISGSMSAEEAADTALLLRAGALAAPMSIIEERTVGPSLGADNIAKGFHSTLWGFVAIAVFIMLYYRLFGAFSTAGLALNVLLLLAVLSMLQATLTLPGIAAIALTLGMAIDSNVLINERIREELRNGASPQQAIHQGFERAWGTILDSNLTTLIVGLALLAFGSGPIRGFAVVHCLGIVTSMFSSVVGVRALANLWYGRKKKLTSLSIGQVWKPKSE; via the coding sequence ATGAACCGCTATCCCCTTTGGAAGTACCTAACGGTCCTGATCGCGGTCGTTATCGGCCTGCTCTATACGCTTCCGAATTTCTACGGCGAATCGCCCGCGGTACAGATTTCGGCCGCCAAGGCCACGTCCAAGGTAGACCAGGTCCTGCTGGACACGGTTGAACGTGCCTTGGCCACCGCCCAGATCCCGACGGCAGGTGTCTATTACGAGCAGAACGGCGCCCTGGGCACCATTCGCGCCCGCTTCCTGAATACCGACCAGCAATTGCAGGCGCGCGACCTGATCGACCGCACCTTGAACACGGTTGCCGGCGATCCCCATTTCACCGTCGCGCTGAACCTGCTGCCCGCGTCGCCGACGTGGATGCACGCCCTGGGCTTCTTCGAGCCCAAGCCCATGTACCTGGGCCTGGACCTGCGCGGCGGCGTGTACTTCCTGCTGCAGATCGACATGCAGGGCGCCCTGACCGGCCGCTACGATTCGCTGGCCGCCGATGTGCGCACCACCCTGCGTGATCAGAACGCCCCCGCCACCAACGTCGAACGCAGCGGCCAATCGATCCTGGCCACCTTCGCCAACACCGACGCCCGCGACAAGGCCGTCAGCGTGCTGCGCCAGCGCCTGCCCGACCTGCAATTCACCGACACCAACGACGGTGGCAAGGTCCAGTTGACCGGCGTGCTGAGCCCCGCCTCCATTACCCGGGTGCAGGAAAACGCGCTTAGCCAGAACATCAGCACCCTGCATAACCGGATCAACGAGCTGGGCGTGGCCGAGCCCGTGATCCAGCAACAAGGCACCGACCGCATCGTGGTGCAGCTGCCCGGCGTGCAGGACGTGGCCAAGGCCAAGGAACTGCTGGGCCGTACCGCCACCCTGGAAATCCGCATGGTGGACGATTCGCCGGCGGCGCAATCGGCCCTGCAGGCCGGCACCGTGCCCTTTGGCCTGGAGAAGTACAACGAACGTGACGGCCGTGGCGTGCTGGTGCGCCGCCAGGTCATCCTGACTGGTGAAAACCTGCAGGACGCCCAGCCCGGGCGCGACCAGCAGACCCAGCAGCCGGCCGTGCACCTGACCCTGGACAGCAAGGGCGCGCGCATTTTCCGCGACGTGACGCGCGACAACATTAACAAGCGCATGGCCATCCTGCTGTTCGAAAACGGCAAGGGCGAAGTGGTCACGGCGCCGGTCATCCGCGGTGAAATCGCCGGTGGCCAAGTGCAGATTTCCGGCAGCATGTCCGCCGAGGAAGCCGCCGACACCGCTCTGCTGCTGCGCGCCGGCGCGCTGGCCGCGCCGATGTCCATCATCGAAGAACGCACCGTCGGCCCCAGCCTGGGCGCGGACAACATCGCCAAGGGCTTCCACTCCACCCTGTGGGGCTTCGTCGCGATCGCCGTCTTCATCATGCTGTACTACCGCCTGTTCGGAGCCTTCTCCACGGCGGGCCTGGCGCTGAACGTGCTGCTGCTGCTGGCCGTGTTGTCCATGTTGCAGGCCACCTTGACCCTGCCCGGTATCGCCGCTATCGCGTTGACCCTGGGCATGGCCATCGACTCCAACGTGCTGATCAATGAACGGATACGGGAAGAACTGCGTAATGGCGCCTCGCCGCAGCAGGCCATCCACCAGGGCTTCGAGCGGGCCTGGGGCACCATCCTGGACTCCAACCTGACCACCTTGATCGTCGGCCTGGCGCTGCTGGCCTTCGGTTCCGGCCCCATTCGCGGCTTCGCGGTGGTCCACTGCCTGGGTATCGTGACCTCGATGTTCTCGTCCGTGGTGGGCGTGCGCGCCCTGGCCAACCTCTGGTACGGCCGCAAGAAGAAGCTGACCAGCCTGTCTATCGGCCAGGTCTGGAAACCGAAGAGCGAATAA
- the yajC gene encoding preprotein translocase subunit YajC — translation MSLIDNLGIVVAQAAPAEGGALLGMAPIILMFVVLYFLMIRPQMKRQKEHRNLVSALAKGDEVVTAGGMLGKVSKVNDSYITVEVSELADKPVEVIVQKTAVTTVLPKGTIKAL, via the coding sequence ATGTCCCTCATCGATAACCTCGGCATCGTCGTGGCCCAGGCCGCTCCCGCCGAAGGTGGCGCCCTGCTCGGCATGGCCCCCATCATCCTGATGTTCGTGGTCCTCTACTTCCTGATGATCCGTCCTCAGATGAAGCGCCAGAAGGAACACCGCAACCTGGTTTCGGCCCTGGCCAAGGGTGACGAAGTGGTCACCGCCGGCGGCATGCTGGGCAAGGTCTCCAAGGTGAACGACAGCTACATCACCGTGGAAGTTTCCGAGCTGGCCGACAAGCCGGTGGAAGTGATCGTGCAAAAGACCGCCGTCACCACCGTGCTGCCCAAGGGAACCATCAAGGCCCTGTAA
- the secF gene encoding protein translocase subunit SecF, with amino-acid sequence MEFFRIHRTIPFMRHALVLNLISLVTFLAAVFFIATRGFHLSIEFTGGTVMEVNYAQTAKLDEVRTAVGKLGYADFQVQNFGTSRDVLIRLPLAHGQTSAAQSDAVLSSLKAADPSVELRRVEFVGPQVGEELVHNGLMALLFVVLGIVIYLGIRFEWKFALAGVIANLHDVVIILGFFAFFQWEFSLSVLAGVLAVLGYSVNESVVIMDRIRENFRKQRKASVREVIDGAITQTISRTIITHGSTQMMVLSMLFFGGPTLHYFAMALTIGIWFGIYSSVFVAAALAMWFGVKREDLVKPVKKEGEGPEIA; translated from the coding sequence ATGGAATTTTTCCGGATCCACCGAACCATACCGTTCATGCGCCATGCACTGGTGCTGAACCTCATCAGCCTGGTGACCTTCCTGGCGGCGGTGTTCTTCATCGCCACGCGCGGCTTCCATCTGTCCATCGAGTTCACCGGCGGCACGGTGATGGAAGTCAATTACGCCCAGACTGCCAAGCTGGACGAAGTCCGCACCGCGGTCGGCAAGCTGGGCTATGCCGACTTCCAGGTACAGAACTTCGGCACGTCGCGCGACGTGCTGATCCGCCTGCCGCTGGCCCATGGCCAGACCTCGGCGGCGCAAAGCGACGCGGTACTGTCCTCCCTGAAGGCGGCCGATCCCTCGGTCGAACTGCGCCGCGTGGAATTCGTCGGCCCGCAGGTCGGCGAGGAACTGGTGCATAACGGGCTGATGGCGCTGTTGTTCGTGGTGCTGGGCATCGTCATCTACCTGGGCATACGCTTCGAATGGAAGTTCGCCCTGGCCGGCGTGATCGCCAACCTGCACGACGTGGTCATCATCCTGGGCTTCTTCGCCTTTTTCCAGTGGGAATTCTCGCTGTCGGTGCTGGCGGGCGTACTGGCGGTGCTGGGCTATTCGGTCAACGAATCGGTCGTGATCATGGACCGGATCCGCGAAAACTTCCGCAAGCAGCGCAAGGCCAGCGTGCGGGAAGTCATCGACGGCGCCATCACCCAGACAATCTCGCGCACCATCATCACCCACGGTTCGACCCAGATGATGGTGCTGTCCATGCTGTTCTTCGGCGGCCCCACCCTGCACTACTTCGCCATGGCGCTGACCATCGGCATCTGGTTCGGTATCTACTCGTCCGTGTTCGTGGCCGCGGCCCTGGCCATGTGGTTCGGCGTGAAGCGCGAAGACCTGGTCAAGCCGGTGAAGAAGGAAGGCGAAGGCCCGGAAATCGCCTGA
- a CDS encoding tripartite tricarboxylate transporter substrate binding protein, whose product MNRSSSAALPSARGQYPSATRRRLLAGCALAAGIAAAGPVSAADYPAQTSIQLVISFPPGGATDVLARELAVKMGAALDQSIVVVNRPGAAGLIGMQAAARATPDGYTLYISSVGSSTINEAINGKQRISLDDLDAVGGIASAPHILVVPSDSGIKDVKTLVEQLKAKPNGYNYASMGAGTLSNLEGEIFKEQTGVNALQIPYKGSSQALPEVITGSSIFFFDSPSSSLPQQKAGRINVLAVAAAKRLASLPDVPTFKELGINGLESENLFALMVPKGTPPDRIAILDKALKKVQADPAFRKAIEVPGFEVSDISGADTPRFIHDQRVFWKQKVESLHIAPSAAQ is encoded by the coding sequence ATGAACCGTTCGTCTTCTGCCGCCTTGCCCAGCGCTCGCGGCCAATATCCATCGGCAACGCGCCGCCGCCTGCTGGCTGGCTGCGCGCTGGCCGCGGGCATCGCCGCCGCCGGCCCCGTCAGCGCGGCCGATTATCCGGCCCAGACGTCCATCCAGCTGGTCATTTCCTTCCCGCCCGGCGGCGCCACCGACGTGCTGGCGCGTGAACTGGCAGTGAAGATGGGCGCGGCGCTGGACCAGTCCATCGTGGTGGTCAATCGTCCCGGCGCCGCCGGGCTGATCGGCATGCAGGCGGCCGCGCGCGCCACGCCGGACGGCTATACCCTGTACATCTCGTCGGTGGGATCGAGCACCATCAACGAAGCCATCAACGGCAAACAGCGCATCTCGCTGGACGACCTGGATGCCGTGGGCGGCATCGCCAGCGCGCCGCACATCCTGGTCGTGCCCAGCGACAGCGGCATCAAGGACGTCAAGACCCTGGTCGAGCAACTGAAGGCCAAGCCCAACGGCTACAACTACGCGTCCATGGGCGCCGGCACCCTGTCCAACCTGGAAGGCGAAATCTTCAAGGAACAGACCGGCGTCAATGCCCTGCAGATTCCGTACAAGGGCAGCAGCCAGGCCTTGCCGGAAGTCATCACGGGCTCGTCGATCTTCTTCTTCGACAGCCCCTCCAGTTCCTTGCCGCAGCAGAAGGCCGGCCGCATCAATGTGCTGGCGGTCGCCGCCGCCAAGCGCCTGGCTTCGCTGCCGGACGTACCCACGTTCAAGGAACTGGGCATCAACGGCCTGGAATCGGAGAACCTGTTCGCCCTGATGGTGCCCAAGGGCACGCCGCCGGATCGCATCGCCATCCTGGACAAGGCCTTGAAGAAGGTCCAGGCCGATCCCGCCTTCCGCAAAGCCATTGAGGTGCCGGGCTTCGAAGTCAGCGACATCTCCGGCGCCGACACGCCGCGCTTCATCCACGACCAGCGCGTATTCTGGAAGCAGAAAGTCGAAAGCCTGCACATCGCGCCTTCCGCGGCGCAGTAA